One Peribacillus simplex NBRC 15720 = DSM 1321 genomic region harbors:
- a CDS encoding SAV0927 family protein: MNFDILSENKENQAIHHYCLLSQDYRYDVTIVYSAQFFGKAMVTSMQSGRMILLCANDINLEQYWAPTLGIEHEDIHEFQNFLKLVLQTPFHLEEY; the protein is encoded by the coding sequence TCCGAAAATAAAGAAAACCAGGCTATTCATCATTATTGCTTATTGTCACAAGATTATAGATATGATGTGACCATTGTATATTCGGCCCAGTTTTTCGGTAAAGCAATGGTGACTTCCATGCAAAGCGGAAGAATGATCCTGCTTTGTGCCAATGATATTAATTTAGAACAGTACTGGGCTCCGACCCTTGGGATTGAACATGAAGATATACATGAGTTCCAAAACTTTCTCAAGTTGGTCTTACAAACTCCATTTCATTTAGAAGAATACTGA